Proteins encoded by one window of Paenibacillus sp. DCT19:
- a CDS encoding LysR family transcriptional regulator has protein sequence MDAGDLKIFQAVAREGSISKAAIALNYVQSNVTTRIRQLEEQLQAPLFRRSNRGCRSHLRVRICFCTQTKLSV, from the coding sequence ATGGATGCAGGAGATTTGAAAATATTTCAGGCGGTTGCCCGCGAAGGCAGTATCAGCAAAGCTGCAATAGCACTGAATTATGTGCAGTCCAATGTGACAACACGGATCAGACAGCTCGAAGAACAGCTGCAGGCCCCTCTATTTCGACGGTCTAATCGGGGATGTCGCTCACACCTGCGGGTGAGAATCTGCTTTTGTACGCAGACAAAATTGTCAGTCTGA
- a CDS encoding SMI1/KNR4 family protein: MTLIEWEPIRNLLKKAYQTTMGKECKPNTEQDVEAFEQKYNVHIPAAYRALLLEFGACNFGDPALYSVKELDWAYPEFLDVYREYKLEYDLPAELEPFPIGGFGEGSIAILDRTSGKVLMLVHDAYELPLENIAVDFNELMTMLAESAIWVEEQMKS; encoded by the coding sequence GTGACGTTGATAGAATGGGAACCGATTCGTAATCTTTTAAAGAAGGCTTATCAGACCACCATGGGTAAGGAATGCAAGCCTAACACAGAGCAGGATGTAGAGGCTTTTGAGCAAAAGTATAACGTGCATATTCCCGCAGCTTATCGCGCGCTTTTACTCGAATTCGGTGCATGCAACTTCGGTGATCCTGCCTTGTATTCGGTAAAAGAGTTAGACTGGGCGTATCCCGAGTTCTTGGATGTGTACCGCGAGTACAAGCTTGAATACGATCTTCCAGCTGAACTTGAGCCGTTTCCAATTGGCGGGTTTGGTGAGGGGAGTATCGCTATACTGGATCGGACCTCTGGCAAAGTGTTGATGCTGGTTCATGATGCGTACGAGCTTCCCCTTGAGAACATTGCTGTTGATTTTAATGAATTAATGACGATGCTGGCGGAATCAGCAATATGGGTTGAGGAACAGATGAAATCATAG
- a CDS encoding PocR ligand-binding domain-containing protein translates to MIKEYLHINKILDLTKWKRLQDSLATVTKLAILTVDYKGIPVTSHSSCQAFCQSVRKDPELLPYCQKCDSRGGLEAVRLNEPYVYLCHFNIVDIAIPITIDGKYIGAVMAGQVKLADPEKGTDLEQIVTSKNVPLHAEKLNELQEEYDQLPVMTYEEVVKISNMLSLLCNYIVEEALNKNLLVEMFEKASGNQQSLNLATILPGYSIRNIESIKKEMTNAIADAYLKTSPNEAESANPVLQPAFEYIHSHKSEQVSLKHMADLCHLSPSYFSRLFAKETGENFTTYLAKLKIKWAKQLLEVTDMPVSQISDELGFNESGYFIKIFKKFEEITPALYRKYIQKQ, encoded by the coding sequence ATGATTAAGGAATACTTGCATATTAATAAAATCCTTGACCTCACCAAATGGAAGCGGCTACAGGACTCACTTGCCACCGTGACGAAACTAGCCATCTTAACCGTGGATTATAAAGGGATTCCTGTAACCAGTCACAGTAGTTGTCAGGCGTTCTGCCAGAGTGTACGCAAAGATCCCGAGCTTCTTCCCTATTGCCAAAAATGTGACTCGCGCGGCGGTCTGGAAGCTGTTCGACTGAATGAACCCTATGTGTATCTATGTCATTTCAACATTGTAGATATTGCGATTCCCATCACGATAGACGGAAAATATATTGGGGCTGTCATGGCTGGACAAGTTAAGCTGGCTGACCCGGAGAAAGGCACCGATCTGGAACAGATCGTGACCTCCAAGAATGTACCGTTGCACGCCGAGAAGCTGAATGAGTTACAGGAAGAGTACGACCAGTTGCCGGTCATGACGTATGAAGAGGTTGTAAAAATTTCAAATATGCTGTCTCTGCTCTGCAACTATATTGTAGAGGAAGCGTTGAACAAAAATCTGCTCGTGGAAATGTTCGAGAAGGCTTCTGGCAATCAGCAATCACTGAACCTCGCGACCATCCTGCCAGGGTATTCCATCCGTAATATCGAATCCATCAAAAAAGAAATGACCAATGCAATTGCGGATGCTTATCTGAAAACGAGTCCTAATGAAGCCGAATCTGCCAATCCAGTGCTACAGCCTGCCTTTGAATACATTCATAGTCACAAAAGCGAGCAGGTCTCGTTAAAACATATGGCTGATCTCTGTCACCTGAGCCCAAGTTATTTCAGTCGCTTATTCGCCAAGGAAACGGGTGAAAACTTCACAACTTATCTGGCTAAACTCAAGATTAAATGGGCCAAGCAATTACTTGAGGTGACCGACATGCCTGTCTCTCAGATTAGTGACGAACTGGGTTTCAACGAATCAGGTTATTTTATCAAAATCTTCAAGAAGTTCGAGGAAATTACCCCTGCCCTTTATCGTAAATACATTCAGAAGCAATAA
- a CDS encoding glycerol dehydrogenase encodes MRKAFISPTKYVQGEDELLNLGYFVKSFGDSALLIAHPDDVQRVKAKLDATAEKFNITFVESGFKGECSREEVARLQEIAKEKGCDSTIGLGGGKAIDAAKCVAEGEALIICPTIAATDAPTSHSAVLYTPEGAFDDYAYFKQSPSVVLVDTTVIANAPTRFLVSGMGDALSTYFEARATAKSYSRVNASLPMGSREGYTPSAVGTNAALALARLCYEMLLTDGAKAKVASDSNVVTQALENIVETNILLSGLGFESGGLAAAHAIHNGLTVLEGTHHYFHGEKVSFGTIAQLVLENAPTEELHEVMDFCLAVGLPVSLADIGVETITQEELIQVAEIACIPEESIHAMPFPITVPEVAAAIAAADRIGREYKARQEAK; translated from the coding sequence ATGAGAAAAGCATTTATTAGCCCAACGAAATATGTACAAGGTGAAGATGAACTGCTCAACCTAGGGTATTTTGTAAAATCGTTCGGAGACTCCGCGCTCTTGATCGCTCACCCAGATGATGTACAACGTGTAAAAGCAAAGCTGGATGCAACAGCAGAAAAATTCAATATTACCTTTGTTGAAAGCGGTTTTAAAGGCGAATGTTCCCGTGAGGAAGTTGCTCGTCTGCAAGAGATCGCAAAGGAAAAAGGATGCGACTCTACGATCGGTCTTGGTGGTGGTAAAGCGATCGATGCGGCCAAATGTGTAGCAGAAGGCGAAGCCTTGATCATCTGCCCAACGATTGCGGCGACGGACGCGCCAACAAGTCACTCTGCTGTATTGTACACACCAGAGGGCGCATTCGATGATTATGCATACTTCAAACAAAGCCCAAGTGTTGTGCTTGTAGATACAACGGTTATTGCCAATGCACCAACCCGTTTCCTCGTATCCGGTATGGGAGATGCACTTTCGACGTATTTTGAAGCAAGAGCAACAGCTAAATCCTACTCCCGTGTGAACGCAAGTCTGCCAATGGGATCACGTGAAGGATATACACCTTCTGCTGTAGGTACCAATGCAGCACTTGCTCTAGCGAGGCTATGTTATGAGATGCTTCTTACGGACGGTGCAAAAGCTAAAGTAGCTAGTGACAGCAATGTGGTAACTCAAGCGCTAGAGAACATCGTAGAGACGAACATTCTGTTGTCTGGTCTTGGATTCGAGAGCGGTGGTCTGGCTGCAGCACATGCGATCCACAACGGTCTGACTGTGCTTGAAGGTACGCACCACTACTTCCATGGGGAAAAAGTATCCTTCGGTACAATTGCTCAGCTCGTGCTTGAGAATGCACCAACCGAAGAGCTGCATGAAGTGATGGACTTCTGCCTTGCCGTTGGACTGCCTGTAAGCCTGGCGGACATCGGTGTAGAAACGATTACGCAAGAAGAACTGATCCAAGTAGCAGAGATTGCTTGTATTCCGGAAGAATCCATTCATGCAATGCCATTCCCAATCACAGTTCCTGAAGTGGCAGCTGCCATCGCAGCAGCTGACCGAATCGGACGGGAGTACAAAGCTCGCCAGGAGGCAAAATAA
- the dhaK gene encoding dihydroxyacetone kinase subunit DhaK produces MKKIINQAENVVMEMCNGIALAHPELEFLKKYKVIKRREINADKVSLISGGGSGHEPAHAGYVGKGVLDAAVCGDVFASPSQIQVYQAIKATASNKGTLLIIKNYSGDMMNFKNAAHLAEEDGINVQYVRVEDDIAVQDSLYTVGRRGVAGTVLVHKIAGAAAEEGRSLDEVKQVAEKAAQNVRSIGFGFTSCTVPAKGTPTFEIAEDEMEFGVGIHGEPGIRREKIVSADELAGRMVEALLVDMKLDNDASAEIAVLVNGFGATPLQELYLLNNSVQRELAGQTGLKVATTFVGNYMTSIDMAGASVTILKLDDELKTLLFQESDTPAFKVSGAPVAQVAYSEALEAVVSEDAPVSFEVETPATSAVINDNQFSLDNVVYLIDKMGEIIIKNEVPFCELDSHAGDGDFGMSVAKGFRQLKREWNHIINEEKKDIGSFLDACSLVIMEYCGGASGPIWGSAFRAAGKAVGEKQQLSIAEFAEMMQAAVQGIQSTGERSFGRGAVVGDKTLIDALVPCADSWTQSAESGDDFKTAFAKGAAAAVEGAKKTEDIVARMGRAGTVGDRSLGYPDAGAYALGVIFTELSNSMK; encoded by the coding sequence ATGAAAAAAATTATTAACCAGGCTGAGAATGTTGTAATGGAAATGTGCAACGGGATTGCGCTTGCGCACCCGGAGCTTGAATTCCTGAAGAAATACAAAGTCATCAAACGCAGAGAGATCAATGCGGATAAAGTTAGCCTGATTAGTGGCGGGGGAAGCGGACATGAACCGGCTCACGCAGGGTATGTTGGTAAAGGTGTGCTGGATGCCGCTGTGTGCGGAGATGTATTCGCATCTCCTTCACAGATTCAGGTATACCAGGCGATCAAAGCTACCGCTAGCAACAAAGGTACGCTGTTAATTATCAAAAACTACAGTGGCGATATGATGAACTTCAAGAATGCGGCTCATCTGGCAGAGGAAGATGGCATCAACGTACAATATGTGCGCGTCGAGGATGATATCGCAGTACAGGATAGCTTGTACACGGTAGGACGCCGTGGTGTTGCTGGTACTGTACTGGTTCACAAGATTGCTGGAGCTGCGGCAGAAGAAGGCCGCAGTCTGGATGAAGTGAAACAGGTTGCTGAGAAAGCAGCACAAAACGTACGTAGTATCGGGTTTGGCTTCACATCCTGTACTGTACCAGCGAAAGGCACTCCGACGTTCGAAATCGCGGAAGATGAAATGGAGTTCGGCGTGGGAATTCACGGTGAGCCAGGAATTCGCCGGGAGAAAATTGTGTCTGCGGATGAACTTGCAGGGCGTATGGTTGAAGCATTGCTGGTAGATATGAAGCTGGACAATGACGCTTCTGCGGAGATTGCTGTGCTTGTGAACGGATTCGGCGCAACACCGCTACAAGAATTGTACCTGCTGAACAACTCCGTTCAACGTGAACTCGCAGGACAAACAGGTCTGAAGGTTGCTACAACATTTGTAGGCAACTACATGACAAGTATCGATATGGCAGGTGCTTCAGTAACCATCCTGAAGCTGGATGATGAACTGAAAACATTGTTGTTCCAAGAAAGCGATACGCCTGCATTCAAGGTCTCCGGTGCGCCGGTTGCCCAAGTAGCCTATTCTGAAGCACTTGAAGCAGTTGTTAGTGAGGATGCTCCGGTATCCTTCGAGGTAGAGACGCCTGCAACGTCTGCGGTCATTAACGATAATCAGTTCTCGCTCGATAATGTCGTCTACCTGATCGATAAAATGGGTGAGATCATCATCAAGAATGAAGTACCGTTCTGTGAGCTGGATTCTCATGCGGGCGATGGCGATTTCGGGATGAGCGTGGCCAAAGGCTTCCGTCAATTGAAACGTGAATGGAACCACATCATTAACGAAGAGAAAAAAGATATCGGTTCATTCCTAGATGCATGTTCACTGGTTATTATGGAATATTGCGGCGGGGCATCCGGCCCGATCTGGGGTTCAGCATTCCGTGCAGCTGGCAAAGCTGTAGGCGAGAAGCAGCAATTGAGTATTGCTGAATTTGCTGAGATGATGCAAGCTGCGGTTCAAGGCATTCAGTCCACTGGTGAGCGTTCCTTCGGACGTGGTGCAGTTGTCGGTGACAAAACCTTGATTGATGCACTTGTACCTTGTGCTGATTCTTGGACACAAAGTGCTGAGTCAGGAGACGACTTCAAAACGGCATTTGCCAAAGGTGCAGCAGCAGCGGTGGAAGGTGCGAAGAAAACGGAAGACATCGTGGCTCGCATGGGTCGTGCAGGTACGGTTGGTGATCGTAGTCTAGGATATCCTGATGCTGGTGCGTATGCATTAGGTGTTATTTTCACCGAATTGTCGAATTCAATGAAATAA
- a CDS encoding LysR substrate-binding domain-containing protein, translating into MYADKIVSLIYEAEQSVLIGDKPVGSLRLGSIETAASKLLTPLLAAYRSRYPDVQLALATGGTHELMQKVIRHEVHGAFIYGPQNIPDLNYMKVLEEELVLIAEPRAQESYGLQEWLSQPMLFFEVGCTHREQAEALLRDQGVQTIQVTEYGTLDNIIHGVSAGLGVSLLPRSTVVQAQSRGEVHIYSLPEPYCRLEVGFVYSHSEHLSGAMRAWLSLLKTDEKDTYSIEGVNNGWNHP; encoded by the coding sequence TTGTACGCAGACAAAATTGTCAGTCTGATCTATGAAGCGGAGCAATCGGTGTTAATAGGGGATAAACCTGTAGGTTCACTTCGTCTGGGATCGATTGAGACGGCAGCATCGAAGTTGTTAACTCCGCTATTGGCAGCGTATCGTTCACGCTATCCGGATGTGCAACTCGCACTGGCGACGGGTGGAACCCATGAATTGATGCAAAAGGTCATTCGGCATGAGGTGCACGGCGCATTCATCTATGGTCCACAGAATATTCCCGATCTGAACTATATGAAGGTGCTTGAAGAAGAATTGGTACTGATCGCAGAGCCTAGAGCACAGGAATCATATGGACTCCAAGAATGGTTGAGCCAACCGATGCTGTTCTTCGAAGTAGGCTGTACACATCGAGAGCAGGCAGAGGCATTACTCAGGGATCAAGGTGTGCAAACCATACAAGTTACCGAGTATGGGACGTTAGACAATATCATACATGGCGTCTCTGCTGGGCTAGGTGTATCGCTTCTGCCACGCTCCACTGTGGTTCAAGCGCAATCCAGAGGCGAAGTGCATATCTACTCATTGCCTGAGCCTTACTGCAGACTGGAAGTGGGGTTTGTCTATTCCCATAGTGAGCATTTGTCGGGAGCTATGCGTGCGTGGTTATCATTGTTGAAGACAGACGAGAAGGACACCTATTCAATAGAAGGAGTGAATAATGGATGGAATCATCCCTAA
- a CDS encoding discoidin domain-containing protein: protein MGNVQFWRWRRGDWGQRVSDDYILRTVNDTEIQITEHEIGHGFGMPDFYEVPDRPPGGFPMPTIMWAGNSSTITNWDAWLLRYTWSQLKKDTARFPLVPSTNQPMNVAPRAKVTTSYVSPWETVVALNDGLDPAHSNDRTQKVYGNWPEMGTHWVQYDFDLAYTLSQTDVYWFKDGGGIDVPRSYKIEYWDGNAWREVKNANGRGTRADMYNTTTFDPVSTTKIRLQILSSSTASTGILEWKVTGIAL, encoded by the coding sequence GTGGGGAACGTCCAATTTTGGCGGTGGCGCCGGGGAGACTGGGGGCAGCGGGTTTCCGATGATTACATACTAAGAACCGTAAATGATACTGAAATCCAAATTACAGAGCATGAGATTGGACATGGCTTCGGCATGCCAGATTTCTATGAAGTACCGGATCGTCCGCCGGGTGGGTTTCCGATGCCAACCATTATGTGGGCAGGGAATTCGTCTACGATAACGAATTGGGATGCCTGGTTATTGCGATATACGTGGAGCCAGTTGAAAAAGGACACGGCACGTTTCCCGCTTGTGCCGTCAACTAATCAGCCTATGAATGTAGCCCCTCGCGCCAAAGTAACCACGTCCTATGTTTCTCCATGGGAAACGGTTGTTGCCCTAAATGACGGGCTAGATCCGGCACATTCCAATGATCGCACGCAAAAAGTATATGGGAACTGGCCAGAGATGGGTACACATTGGGTGCAGTATGACTTTGATCTCGCCTATACTTTGTCACAGACAGATGTGTACTGGTTCAAAGATGGCGGTGGCATTGATGTACCTCGTTCATATAAAATTGAGTATTGGGATGGCAATGCATGGCGTGAGGTGAAGAATGCCAACGGTCGGGGAACTCGAGCGGATATGTATAATACAACCACCTTTGATCCAGTGAGCACGACCAAAATCCGTCTGCAAATCTTGTCCAGCAGCACAGCTTCTACAGGCATTCTAGAATGGAAGGTAACTGGTATTGCGTTATAA
- a CDS encoding siderophore ABC transporter substrate-binding protein codes for MRKSISRKFMFMMVTALALVLAACSSNEAANSNATSTSATDTSTSTSAATPSTVEITDAHGTVTVPVNPTNVVALDNRTFETLANWDVKLAAVPKDVMPANSPYVADEAVQNIGNHREPNLELLASIQPDLVIVGQRFSGFYEDIKKLVPNAAVVDLTFDVSEEAGTPGENLVNGFKDTTTSLGKIFDKEEEASQLNAEFDKSIEAAKAAYNGKDTVMSVIVSAGDIGFSAPHSGRVWGPLYEIFNWVPALEVDKSSADHQGDDISVEAIAQSNPDWIFVLDRDAAISSDEASVPAQDVIDNAPALKNTTAITKGQIMYAPNDTYTNESIETFIKIFNNLSETLAK; via the coding sequence ATGAGAAAATCTATTTCTAGAAAATTCATGTTTATGATGGTGACGGCTTTGGCGTTGGTGCTCGCGGCATGTTCCAGTAATGAAGCTGCGAATTCAAATGCAACAAGCACAAGTGCAACAGACACGAGTACTTCTACGAGTGCAGCTACTCCTTCGACAGTTGAAATTACAGATGCACATGGAACGGTAACGGTTCCTGTAAACCCTACGAATGTAGTTGCTCTAGATAACAGAACGTTTGAGACATTGGCGAACTGGGACGTTAAATTAGCGGCTGTTCCGAAGGATGTTATGCCTGCGAATTCACCATATGTAGCTGATGAAGCTGTACAGAATATCGGTAATCATCGCGAACCAAATCTGGAGTTGTTGGCATCGATCCAGCCTGACCTTGTTATTGTTGGTCAGAGATTTTCGGGATTCTATGAAGATATCAAAAAATTAGTGCCTAATGCGGCAGTAGTTGATCTTACATTTGATGTTTCTGAAGAAGCCGGAACACCTGGGGAAAACTTGGTTAACGGATTTAAAGATACAACAACGAGCTTAGGTAAAATTTTCGATAAAGAAGAAGAAGCTAGTCAACTGAATGCTGAATTCGATAAATCGATTGAAGCAGCAAAAGCGGCTTATAACGGCAAAGATACAGTGATGAGTGTAATTGTTTCTGCTGGCGATATCGGTTTCTCAGCTCCTCACTCCGGTCGTGTATGGGGACCATTATATGAAATTTTCAACTGGGTACCAGCACTAGAAGTGGACAAGTCTTCTGCGGATCATCAAGGTGATGATATTTCCGTTGAGGCTATTGCTCAAAGCAACCCGGATTGGATTTTCGTATTGGATCGTGATGCAGCTATCTCTTCCGATGAAGCTTCTGTTCCCGCCCAGGATGTTATTGATAATGCACCTGCTCTCAAAAACACAACGGCGATCACTAAAGGACAGATTATGTACGCTCCGAACGACACATATACCAATGAATCCATCGAGACTTTCATTAAAATTTTCAATAACCTATCAGAAACTTTAGCGAAGTAG
- a CDS encoding low specificity L-threonine aldolase, with protein sequence MESSLTLADAFQNAKYIIGGHGSRKIRVLQEAFMHVDGELTSDHYGNGAVIDNFQQQMADVLGKEAAVFFPSGTMAQQIALRIWCDRQGLKRVAYHPLAHLEIHEEDGLKELHQIETILLADQDRLIRLEDVQGLEQEIACLLLELPQREIGGQLPSYEELESISAYCRERGIKLHLDGARLFEITPYYQKTPAEICSLFDSVYVSFYKGIGGIAGAILAGDADVMEESKVWKRRHGGDLIGLYPYILSSQYYYNERIGKMQLYYEQAKELAALLNACHGIRTLPEVPVSNMFHVHIALAASEVEPLLVQMTQHYGIGITSYLNKTSGNSCAFELSMGDRYEHIPQDKLRAALTWLDIELSKQTR encoded by the coding sequence ATGGAATCATCCCTAACGTTAGCTGATGCATTTCAGAATGCGAAGTATATTATTGGCGGTCACGGAAGCCGGAAGATTAGAGTTCTTCAAGAAGCGTTCATGCATGTGGATGGAGAGCTGACGAGTGACCACTATGGCAACGGTGCCGTCATCGATAATTTTCAACAGCAGATGGCTGATGTGCTAGGTAAGGAAGCGGCTGTATTTTTCCCAAGTGGAACGATGGCACAGCAGATTGCATTGCGGATCTGGTGTGATCGCCAAGGGCTGAAACGAGTTGCTTATCACCCGCTGGCTCATCTGGAGATTCATGAGGAAGATGGGCTGAAGGAGCTGCATCAGATTGAAACTATTTTACTGGCAGATCAGGATCGGCTCATTCGATTAGAAGATGTACAAGGATTGGAGCAGGAGATTGCTTGTCTCTTACTTGAGCTGCCGCAGCGGGAGATTGGTGGGCAATTGCCAAGTTACGAAGAACTGGAGTCCATCTCAGCGTATTGTCGTGAACGTGGAATCAAGCTGCATCTGGATGGCGCGCGCCTGTTCGAGATTACACCTTATTATCAGAAGACACCTGCTGAGATATGCAGTCTATTTGATAGTGTATACGTATCCTTTTATAAAGGCATTGGTGGGATTGCAGGGGCAATCCTTGCTGGAGACGCGGATGTGATGGAGGAGTCTAAGGTATGGAAACGGCGTCACGGTGGCGATCTAATTGGCCTATATCCATATATTCTAAGTTCGCAATACTACTACAATGAACGAATTGGCAAAATGCAGCTATATTACGAGCAGGCTAAAGAACTGGCTGCCTTATTGAACGCATGTCATGGCATACGTACTTTACCTGAAGTTCCGGTATCGAATATGTTCCATGTTCACATTGCACTTGCAGCTTCGGAGGTAGAACCTCTGCTTGTGCAGATGACGCAGCATTACGGGATAGGCATTACGTCATATTTGAACAAAACAAGCGGGAACAGTTGTGCCTTCGAACTCTCTATGGGTGATCGTTATGAGCACATACCACAGGATAAGCTGCGAGCAGCGCTGACATGGTTGGATATAGAGCTGAGCAAACAGACCAGATAA
- a CDS encoding dockerin: protein MMFSRQKCTLAVMSFALTATLLGGSTAWSGEVSAAGANSDVSISAVLSDMPSELRSSIEWVYTNRMIKEGSLNRRNLIYDQIFAGQGTINYVVRWQSTKNVTLQQRKDIEKMLGRQMNNWTRHLKGYDGWPYGDIEVKVVGWAVVNPAQVLDKQSNENVYTTTTVDELSKSDPRIPAALPYAPDALSRFEHFMNPNYVYPGGLDKRFDMYLWGTSNFGGGAGETGGSGFPMITY from the coding sequence ATGATGTTTTCACGCCAAAAATGCACGTTAGCGGTAATGTCGTTTGCCTTAACTGCAACACTGCTGGGAGGAAGCACGGCATGGTCTGGAGAGGTGTCTGCTGCTGGAGCTAATTCTGATGTATCCATCAGTGCTGTACTATCAGATATGCCTTCCGAATTAAGATCGTCCATTGAGTGGGTGTACACCAATCGTATGATTAAGGAGGGTTCGTTGAATCGGAGGAATCTAATCTATGATCAGATTTTTGCAGGTCAAGGAACGATTAACTATGTGGTGCGCTGGCAGTCTACCAAGAATGTGACGCTGCAGCAGCGTAAGGATATCGAGAAGATGCTGGGACGGCAAATGAACAACTGGACGAGGCATCTGAAGGGTTATGATGGTTGGCCCTATGGGGATATCGAGGTAAAAGTCGTCGGTTGGGCCGTAGTGAATCCTGCACAGGTTCTGGACAAGCAATCGAATGAAAATGTGTACACCACCACAACTGTGGATGAACTAAGTAAGTCTGATCCTAGGATCCCAGCAGCTCTGCCATATGCGCCAGATGCATTGTCACGATTTGAACATTTTATGAATCCGAACTATGTATATCCGGGTGGCTTGGACAAACGCTTTGACATGTACTTGTGGGGAACGTCCAATTTTGGCGGTGGCGCCGGGGAGACTGGGGGCAGCGGGTTTCCGATGATTACATACTAA
- a CDS encoding bacteriocin immunity protein: MTEVTRIELIEWVRKLMNAEGTEAELDDMLNELQQQLPYTEISNLIYWDDRALSPEQIVEEALAARPIQLPPPSQS, from the coding sequence ATGACTGAAGTTACTCGTATAGAGCTGATCGAATGGGTTCGTAAGCTGATGAACGCGGAAGGAACAGAGGCAGAGTTAGATGATATGTTAAATGAGCTACAGCAACAGTTGCCTTATACAGAGATCAGCAATCTTATTTACTGGGATGATCGAGCCCTGTCTCCTGAGCAGATCGTAGAAGAAGCACTCGCTGCCCGTCCTATCCAGCTTCCGCCCCCGTCCCAATCATAA
- a CDS encoding zinc-binding dehydrogenase gives MKAMMHAEHTGRQGLQFTSTTARAPGDGEVQIQLRSAGINHRDLFIMAARTGQDEPLILGSDGAGIIVEIGTGVHDISVGDEVVIHPTLHWEHAVDVPTVPDIVGGPTHGTLAQYITLPARNALPKPSHLSWEEAGVLSLSALTAYRALFTRGALQPGEHILIPGIGGGVATYALLMAIAAGAKVTVTSRSEAKRKQALHLGASQALDSHDDWHLYSDLEPVDMILDSIGQTLFPKYFDIIRPGGRIVMYGASSGDDLTVPIRSIFFPQVSLIGTSMGSREEFAQMLQWLEKHDIHPVIDRIYSLQDTAEAFERMANGEQFGNLAILVD, from the coding sequence ATGAAAGCTATGATGCATGCTGAGCATACCGGACGTCAAGGTCTTCAATTCACATCAACAACAGCACGAGCACCAGGGGATGGCGAGGTACAGATCCAATTGAGATCCGCTGGAATTAACCACCGTGATCTGTTTATTATGGCAGCACGTACCGGTCAGGATGAGCCGCTCATTCTTGGATCAGATGGGGCAGGAATCATTGTCGAGATCGGAACAGGTGTGCACGATATATCTGTAGGCGACGAAGTTGTAATCCATCCAACCCTTCATTGGGAGCACGCTGTTGATGTGCCCACTGTCCCGGATATTGTAGGTGGCCCTACCCATGGAACTCTCGCACAATATATTACGCTACCTGCTAGAAATGCCTTGCCCAAACCTTCTCATCTATCATGGGAGGAAGCAGGTGTGTTATCCCTTTCAGCCTTGACCGCGTACCGCGCCTTATTTACTCGTGGTGCGCTTCAGCCAGGCGAACATATTCTTATTCCGGGGATCGGCGGAGGTGTAGCAACCTATGCCCTGCTCATGGCTATTGCCGCAGGTGCCAAAGTAACGGTTACTTCAAGAAGCGAGGCTAAGAGAAAACAGGCTCTTCACTTGGGTGCTTCCCAAGCACTCGATAGTCATGACGATTGGCATCTCTATAGCGATCTTGAACCGGTTGACATGATTTTGGATAGTATCGGACAAACGTTGTTCCCAAAATATTTTGATATAATTAGACCAGGTGGACGCATCGTCATGTACGGAGCAAGCTCAGGAGATGATCTGACGGTGCCAATCCGTTCGATCTTTTTCCCACAAGTGAGCCTGATCGGAACCTCTATGGGTAGCCGTGAAGAATTTGCGCAGATGCTGCAATGGCTGGAGAAACATGACATTCATCCGGTGATCGATCGGATCTATTCGTTACAGGACACCGCTGAGGCGTTTGAACGTATGGCTAATGGAGAGCAGTTCGGCAATCTCGCCATCCTTGTGGATTGA